In one window of Pseudomonas chlororaphis subsp. chlororaphis DNA:
- the minC gene encoding septum site-determining protein MinC, with protein sequence MSQTESQDLDPVFQLKGSMLAITVLELARNDLEGLDRQLAAKVAQAPNFFSNAPLVLALDKLPASEGAVDLPGLMRVCRHHGLRTLAIRASRIEDIAAAIAVDLPVLPPSGARERPLEPQENEARKKPEKPPEPTIKPTRIITSPVRGGQQIYAQGGDLVVTSSVSPGAELLADGNIHVYGPMRGRALAGVKGDTKARIFCQQLSAELVSIAGQYKVSEDLRRDPLWGAGVQVSLSGDVLNITRL encoded by the coding sequence ATGAGCCAAACCGAATCGCAAGACCTGGATCCTGTGTTCCAGTTGAAGGGCAGCATGCTGGCCATCACCGTGCTGGAACTGGCCCGCAACGACCTCGAGGGCCTCGATCGCCAACTGGCGGCGAAGGTCGCGCAAGCCCCGAATTTCTTCAGTAACGCCCCGCTGGTGCTGGCGCTGGACAAGCTGCCGGCCAGCGAAGGCGCGGTCGATCTGCCCGGCCTGATGCGCGTCTGCCGTCACCATGGTCTGCGCACCCTGGCGATCCGCGCCAGCCGCATCGAAGACATCGCCGCGGCGATCGCCGTCGACCTGCCCGTGCTGCCGCCTTCCGGCGCCCGGGAACGGCCGCTGGAACCGCAGGAAAACGAAGCCCGGAAAAAGCCTGAAAAGCCGCCTGAGCCGACCATCAAGCCCACCCGCATCATCACTTCGCCAGTACGCGGCGGGCAGCAGATCTATGCCCAGGGTGGCGATCTGGTCGTGACCTCCTCGGTCAGTCCGGGTGCGGAACTTCTGGCCGATGGCAACATCCATGTATACGGCCCGATGCGCGGTCGAGCGCTGGCCGGGGTCAAGGGAGATACCAAGGCACGGATTTTCTGTCAGCAATTGAGCGCTGAACTGGTGTCCATCGCCGGCCAGTACAAGGTTTCCGAGGACCTGCGGCGCGATCCGTTGTGGGGTGCCGGGGTCCAGGTCAGCCTGTCGGGTGACGTGTTGAACATCACACGTCTTTAA
- the minD gene encoding septum site-determining protein MinD has protein sequence MAKILVVTSGKGGVGKTTTSAAIGTGLALRGHKTVIVDFDVGLRNLDLIMGCERRVVYDFVNVVNGEANLQQALIKDKRLENLYVLAASQTRDKDALTQEGVEKVLMELKETFEFVVCDSPAGIEKGAHLAMYFADEAIVVTNPEVSSVRDSDRMLGLLASKSKRAENGEDPIKEHLLLTRYNPSRVSNGEMLGVEDVKEILAVTLLGVIPESQAVLKASNQGVPVILDDQSDAGQAYSDAVDRLLGKTVEHRFLDVEKKGFFERLFGGR, from the coding sequence TTGGCCAAGATTCTCGTGGTTACATCCGGCAAGGGTGGTGTGGGTAAGACCACCACCAGCGCCGCTATCGGTACCGGCCTCGCTCTGCGCGGCCACAAAACAGTCATCGTCGACTTCGACGTCGGCTTGCGTAACCTCGACCTGATCATGGGTTGCGAACGTCGCGTGGTGTATGACTTCGTCAACGTGGTCAACGGCGAAGCCAACCTGCAGCAAGCCCTGATCAAAGACAAGCGCCTGGAAAACCTCTACGTACTGGCCGCCAGTCAGACCCGCGACAAAGACGCGCTGACCCAGGAAGGCGTGGAAAAAGTGCTGATGGAGCTCAAGGAGACCTTCGAATTCGTGGTCTGCGACTCCCCGGCCGGTATCGAGAAAGGTGCTCACCTGGCCATGTACTTCGCCGACGAAGCGATTGTCGTGACCAACCCGGAAGTTTCCTCGGTACGTGACTCCGACCGCATGCTGGGCCTGCTGGCCAGCAAGTCCAAGCGCGCGGAGAACGGCGAAGACCCGATCAAGGAACACCTGCTGCTGACCCGCTACAACCCTTCGCGTGTCAGCAACGGCGAAATGCTTGGCGTCGAAGACGTCAAAGAGATTCTCGCAGTAACGCTGCTGGGCGTGATTCCAGAATCCCAGGCAGTACTCAAGGCTTCCAACCAAGGCGTTCCGGTGATTCTCGATGACCAGAGCGACGCCGGCCAGGCGTACAGCGATGCTGTCGACCGTCTGCTGGGTAAAACCGTGGAACACCGGTTCCTTGATGTTGAGAAGAAGGGATTCTTCGAGCGCCTGTTTGGAGGTAGGTAA
- the minE gene encoding cell division topological specificity factor MinE, with protein sequence MNLFDFFRASKKVSTASVAKERLQIIVAHERGQRTTPDYLPALQKELVEVIRKYVNIGSDDVHVALENQGSCSILELNITLPDR encoded by the coding sequence ATGAATCTTTTTGACTTCTTTCGTGCCAGCAAAAAAGTAAGCACCGCGTCGGTAGCGAAAGAGCGTCTACAGATCATCGTGGCGCATGAACGCGGCCAGCGCACTACCCCTGATTACTTGCCTGCCTTGCAGAAGGAACTGGTGGAAGTCATCCGCAAGTACGTCAATATCGGGTCCGATGACGTGCATGTCGCCCTGGAAAACCAGGGCAGCTGCTCGATCCTGGAACTCAATATCACCCTGCCTGATCGCTGA
- a CDS encoding RluA family pseudouridine synthase, producing the protein MPLSNIRIIHQDAAVLVVDKPTLLLSVPGRADDNKDCLITRLQENGYPEARIVHRLDWETSGIILLARDPDTHRELSRQFHDRETEKAYTALCWGQPELDSGSIDLPLRYDPPTKPRHVVDHEFGKNALTFWRVLERCGDWCRVELTPITGRSHQLRVHMLSIGHPLLGDGLYAHPQALAAWPRLCLHASMLSFTHPQSGERLRFECPAPF; encoded by the coding sequence ATGCCGCTGTCGAATATCCGCATCATTCACCAGGACGCCGCCGTCCTGGTGGTGGACAAGCCCACCCTGCTGCTCTCCGTGCCCGGCCGGGCCGATGACAACAAGGATTGCCTGATCACCCGCCTGCAGGAAAACGGCTACCCGGAAGCCCGTATCGTCCATCGCCTGGACTGGGAAACCTCCGGCATCATCCTGCTGGCCCGCGACCCCGATACCCATCGCGAACTGTCCCGGCAATTTCACGACCGCGAGACCGAAAAAGCCTACACCGCCCTGTGCTGGGGCCAGCCGGAACTGGACAGCGGTAGCATCGACCTGCCACTGCGCTACGACCCGCCGACCAAACCGCGGCACGTGGTGGATCACGAATTCGGCAAGAACGCCCTGACCTTCTGGCGAGTGCTGGAACGCTGCGGCGACTGGTGCCGCGTCGAGCTGACCCCGATCACCGGGCGCTCGCACCAGTTGCGGGTGCATATGCTGTCCATCGGCCACCCGCTGTTGGGCGACGGCCTGTACGCGCATCCGCAAGCGCTGGCCGCCTGGCCACGCCTGTGCCTGCACGCCAGCATGCTCAGCTTCACCCATCCGCAGAGTGGCGAACGCCTGCGCTTCGAGTGCCCGGCACCATTCTGA